The Mercurialis annua linkage group LG7, ddMerAnnu1.2, whole genome shotgun sequence genome includes the window AATTTCGACCGGtacttaatcttttaattttaaagttgaGCTAATACTTAACAGTGATTAGCCTTTTATTGAAGTTGAGCTAAtacttaatcttttaattttaaagatttttacaTGCCAAAATCTAAAATAgggtcttttttttttcttccttaaTTATGTAAGTTTGAAGATTAAAAGCTACATCTAAACTAATTCAACTCAATGATTTGTCTAAGGTGAAGAACAACTTAATTGGTGGGTGTGATTAATGTTGCATAATTGTATTGTAATTCACATGTGCTATTTATCTTGGAGACAATTATGGACCCTTCAAAACTTTGCTTTTTAGtacattttatcattttcaagCTGTTACTGAAAACATTGATACTCTATAGTAGGTTTGATCAGGATTTCAATGTGCTATATTTCATCTGCAAGTTCTAATTGATGTCCTAttgcaattaattttttataagtcaaattttaatttggcaAAATCAGTATTAGCTTATCCTAAGTATTTTTCTTCCACCCTGTTTTAGGGGAAAAAATCAGTCTAAATGGATAAAGTTGGGTAAGCAAATGCCAAAGTAGATCAAAATGTAGTCATTCTATATTGAGCAaaattattttgagatttcaGACCTGTGTCATAAGTCATATTTTTATccattatgttttaaaattaaaatactttaatttCCGTTGTTTAATTCTTCcgtccatttttagtgttagttaaTTGAGTCAAAGAACTaacttaaaacaaatcaattcaattctcaattttatactttttatatgtctaaataaatattattatgagATCTTTAGTGAGTTAAGggtttcagtttaattttaatatttttaacgttttaattttttgaaaaaagtaactttttaattttaaaaactaaatgaactagaaaaaatcaaaaagaaggaaaaagagaattaaaattaaataaattgaacttTACAAATTTATACTCCCTTCGGTCtaaatatttgtcgcatttggctattttaaatatttaagaaattaagaaatatttataaatttatatatgcaaTTACTAAATTATTCATATTGGTTGATactatttttagtgttttgattaatttttttagtcttattaaattatttattgatagggataaatttagaaaattagCAATGAATgttcttttaatatttaaaatgacaATTATTATGGACCAAAACAAATTCTCATATGCGATTAATATTATGGATGAAGgaagtattttttttgtttgtgtcaaaaataagtttaataactaaattaaaatttaagtttttaaagtTAAGTTTTTTTGACTCATGACACAAAGAGACTAAATCGTTGACGAATAAAATACCATAAACCATTTAAATAGAAGAAAtgaaagtgtgaattatgacatataTAGACCTCTGACCGAGTAATTTGTAAGTTTGTACTTTATTTTAGTTTTCTatattttagaatttattttgcatattttttgttttttagttgagttatttttattttctacatatataattaagggTTGTTGTTATAATATATTCACatctttcacatttttttttatctaagcACAATTTAATAAACATGGCTGTTAGGATTAttcctagaattctaattagtttaggacTTTAATTTATCCTAATATGTGTTGGATGTTGATTATGTCATTATTAGGTTTGTGTAGGAAAAGGAAGTCTAAATCCTTTTTGGATTTGAACTCCTTATTCCTTTGACCTATTTAGAACACTATAAATAGACAAGCTCATGGCTTGTATAATTTAAGAGTGTGAGGCAGATTAGTACGACCAAAGCATTATTTGGGTTTATTGTTGGGTTTGGGCATTAGAAAAATCTCTACcgttcttttgttttcttcatcttttagtGAATAAAACTCATTCCTTTGCCCGTGGAGTTGTCATTGACGAACCACGtaaattttgtgtttgtttttagttcGATTCTATATTTTGCCATAAGCTTGATTTCCTAATTAATTTTCTGCTATTCCGCTGCGGCTAATCTCACAAGAAGTGGTATCGGAGCGACAGTTCTGATTTGGGATTTATTTGGGAAATTTTCTGATATGGCTAtgacaaaatttgaaattgagaaGTTTGATCGCACTAAGAGTTTTGTCTTATGGCAAATCAAGATGCGTGACTGTTTAACACAAGCTGGATTGCGAAAAGCATTACTGGAGAAGGAGAAGCTATTAGAGAAGATGACTGAAGACGAGATTGAAGATTTGGATGAGAGAGCTCTATCTACCATCCGactatgtttatctgatgataTTTTGCGTGAAGTTCTACGCGAAAAATCCGCTTTGGATTTGtggaagaaacttgaaacgcagTTCTTGAAGAAAAATCTCACCAGTAAACTTGTTGTCAAAAACCGTCTACATATGCTCCATATGGCTGAAGGTACGTCTTTGAAAACACACCTTGGGGAATTCAATTCCATTATAATGGATTTGGAGAGTCTGGATATTAAATATGATGAAGAAGATCTGTCTCTTATGTTGCTTCGTTCATTACCTTCTGATTATAAgcaatttcgtgaaaatttaatatttaatcatgATACGCTTTCTGTTGAGGGAGTTAAATCTGCCCTATTTTCGAAGGAGTTAATGGATAAGGAGCTAATGGGGAATGCTAGTCAGATGTCTGATACTGCCTTTACAATCAGTACTAGCATGAAGACAGATTACGATAACAAGTGTCTGAAACACAAAAACTCTACTTGTAATTATTGCAAGAAGAAGGGGCATCTAAAAATTGATTGTTGGAAAAATCCAAAAAGCAAAAACTACCGAAAGCCTAACGTTCAAGCCAATATTGTTGAAGATGAATCAGATGAGGACCATGAAGATGTGTTAGCAGTTTGGAGTAGAGATTCAGGTTTTAGGGGGAGCCGGTTCTACAACCGGTTTAACCCAGAGAACCGGCTTGGTCCAAAAGTGCAGCATAAATCTATAAGTTCAAAATTTTATGCAGATTCgggttgttcatatcacattTGTGCCAATTTCAATTGGTTTTCCGACTACAACAGAGTTGATAGTGGAGTTGTAGTTATGGGCAATGGTGGAACTTGCAGAATTTTGGGCATTGGTTCAGTCAAGATCAAGATGCATGATGGAAAAGTTAGAACATTCACCGACGTTCGACATGTTCCTGAAATGCGTAAGAATCTTATCTCTCTATCTACTTTAGAAATTTGTGGATATGAGTTTTATGGCAGGAATGGGGTTTTGGATATTGTGAAAGATGCTGTGGTGTTATTGAAAGCTCATAGAGTTGGTCGTTTGTATGAGATTGATGGATCAGTTACGACTTCGTCTCTTTCGCCAGATTCTACTGATGACATAGCCAAGATCAAGGCCAACAAATTCGCAGCTGCGTGCCAATTGGTTGATAAGTTATTTGATTTATCTATTGTGTCATTTTGCAAGTTCAAGACGTTCTTGGGCTTGTTTGGAATTTCTCAATTGTAGTAACCTGTTATGGTGAAGTGGAGAAGGTGGAGTTTGGTTGTCATTCTAATTTATTGAAGATGCAAGAGAATTCTAGTCAAGGGGGAGATTGTTAGGATTAttcctagaattctaattagtttaggacTTTAATTTATCCTAATATGTGTTGGATGTTGATTATGTCATTATTAGGTTTGTGTAGGAAAAGGAAGTCTAAATCCTTTTTGGATTTGAACTCCTTATTCCTTTGACCTATTTAGAACACTATAAATAGACAAGCTCATGGCTTGTATAATTTAAGAGTGTGAGGCAGATTAGTACGACCAAAGCATTATTTGGGTTTATTGTTGGGTTTGGGCATTAGAAAAATCTCTACcgttcttttgttttcttcatcttttagtGAATAAAACTCATTCCTTTGCCCGTGGAGTTGTCATTGACGAACCACGtaaattttgtgtttgtttttagttcGATTCTATATTTTGCCATAAGCTTGATTTCCTAATTAATTTTCTGCTATTCCGCTGCGGCATATATAGTTTAAATATCTTATACGTCATATAGTATTGAAAATTCACACAACCAAAAACGGCATCaatcttttaaaaaacaatatataaaacACAAATCGGAATATAGGACGAAAAGTTTCAAAAGGTTAGAATattaggtgaaatgtttttcaGATTATACTTGAATCAAAAAAAATGTGAATGGTTGAATGATAACGTAGTAGTAATGTCGGTTAAGGGCGAAAGTTAGGGATGAAACAGCCTCACTTAAAAAGACCATCGCTAGTCAGACAAGAAAATAGCTGACTTAACCGGGATATCAAGCAAGTAGTTATCTAGAGTACGATAGCCCGGAATAGAGGCCAAGGCCGAGAAAATTAGTCGTAAGGTCACTGAATCACAGAGCATAGGTCGACGTGTATAGAAGGTTAAGCTCTAGGATCCGATCTATCAATATATTAGAGGCCTCTCGCTTATACGAATATAGACAAAGGAGTCGGGTGTCGAGCTGCGAGTGGGCCTAACAAATTTTTGATACCAAATAAGATTCTCTGATACACGAGAAGAATATTCCCCGCACAAGGCGCACCTAACTGCCTGCACTAGACAAAGCAGAACAAGACACATCAGCATAACAAAAAAGTGGGGATCAAGAGAAAAAGAGGAAGGACGGCTCTATTAGGTTTGCATAGGTAAAATTATAGAAGCCGCTTTATGTACAAACCCTAAAGGTACTTctcttttttttacaatttatcttCTTCTTTCCCCATTGAAAATTTGACTACACTGTCGGAGCGGACATCCAGTGATCCCCACCGGTGTTCCTTCTGACCCTTATGTATTCTGTGCTTTCAGGTATCTCATATCCCAGTGCTCGGCGGTGATTTATCACTTGACGTCGTCTGTGGAAAATTTATTTTCCAagttctctttatttttaaaggaAATCTTTCATATCTTTAGTTTAATAAGAATTTTGCGTTctagtttaaatttttcaaattaaatctcattttatatttttataaatctttTCAATTATAGTTGCCCGaaccaaataacaaaaacaATCATGGCGTAAGCTACCGACATCAATTGGTTTGGAAATCGGCTTAATTTTGTATTGCCGGAGTtggattatttaaatatatatttttagagaAAAGGGATGCTGAATTGCAACAATTTGAGTTAGTGAAAATGTAGGTAAAGCCATAACCGTAGATAAAGCACAGAAACGAACAAACCATGAAATCTTCGGTTTGAGTCACTCACTGTTTTCTTTGTAACAGAAACATTGAACTTAGCAAACCTAAACTTGTTCTGTTGCTATTCAATGGTTTTAcagattttttaaataattttttggttataatttttctttttttgataatcGAGAAAGGAAAACATtgtgaaattttttaaacaCAAGACCTAACAGTGTGATGCCCAGCGTTTATACCaattgagctatagctcattattttttttattattgtttgttaatcataataaaaattcatccaaaaaaaatcataatagaAAATGAAATTAGCTCCATTTTTAGAATACTAGtctcgcattacgtgctatgcacgtgtcTCGTAACGTAACccgtcaatgtacatattagtaaatttattataattatatcaatttttaatttttaattaatattaaattagttaaatttttttgtaaaaataattattcttcttttgattttataataactataattaaataattaatttaattttattaatattatctttaaaaataataagatagaaatttaaataataatatattgaccaaatacaatattttagttttgtagttcaatcaaactaaaagatgggtattcctactaatttagagacaatttagttattttttaggTGATTTGACGGATTCCAATAATGGATCTGACACTGACTTTACTGTATTGTGGCGTATCTTATATATTTTATTCACATGATATgaattttagataaatttaatgtagattttagatgtatttatataaaatatctcCGGTTGACatatatagaattttaaattgttgCATTCATGTTAGATCAAATTTCATGTGATTTTTAATGGATTTTGTGATAACTTAAAAAGAGTTGATTTTCAAATTgaatataacatttaattaactaGTTAAGTGGTAATATACTTAAAAATCACCTAAAATCCACTTAAAATCACCCGCATTGTATTATAAGTTCATTTTTACAAAGGGCCGAATTTAAAAGTGATTGATATTTGGATAAGTTTGGTCACAAAGTTTAAGCTTATATCATTCATGCTAGGACCAACTCAAAACCTAGATCCAAACTCTCATACACCCTTGAACCGggctagttttttttttttccccCGAAACCGGGCTAGTTAGCTCTtgtctaaaattaaaatgactTGATTTTTAAGGGGGTATTTCAACAAATatctcaaaatttaaaaaaaagtaaaaaataattatatctgGTGATTGTTTTTTTGtgtaaaaatctctaaaaaaactAAAGGTTATATTTATATCTCACAATGTAAAATAAGACGGACTTATATGAATGTAACTTTCTacaaaaataaagatattttaggcaaaaaaatatgaataagaaGTGCACACTTGATAAAAAAACGAGTTATAAAATGTAAGTTTTTCAATATTTAGAGAGGGCATGCATTGTCCACACAAGCTAGTTAGGTATGTGCAAAAATCGAACTAAACcaataacttcaatttgatACAATTTACTTCACCTCGAACTAAACcaataacttcaatttgatACAATTTACTTCACCTCGATTTAAAAGTATACATATTTCAACTTAATTTTTACACAAATCTAACcgaaaaactgaaccaaattaaCTAGTTCCCACTTAAAAACGTTTCAGCTCAACtctatttaaaaagaaaaacaaaattttattcattttagttCTCACTTCCCACCCAATGCACAACCCTAAAGATAGTAGTTTTTTTCTAATTCAAGATTCTGAACATAATATTATTAAAGTTTCCTGTTATTTACTATAATGGAGAAGAAACAGAAAAGAACAAAGGAATGTAGTGTAACTCAGAAAGTGGGAAGAACAATTCTGATATTCCCTCATACATTATTACCATCCTAATACACATTTATAAAGCATTAAGCTTCTCTTCTATCCTACACTTCATTTTCACTGTCAAAACACCACTTCTCTTTTACTGCTCTACACATAGATCTCCCCATCTTACATTGTATCGTGCTGCCAGATAGTGAGCACCGACAGGGCCTCGACTCCCGTATGGATAGTATTCCGGAATGATCTTTTTCTCTTCAAGCTCCCTTAATACGGGAGTGAACAGTGACCAAGCGGCGTCTAGTTCGTCACTCCTGATAAATAACCTTCTTTCACCTTCTATGGCATCTAACAACAGCCTTTCGTACGCACAAGGAATCTCCTTGCAATATCTATAAGACCCGAATTAATTCAAGATGAAACATCAGTGATTAATAAGAATTTAacagaaataattaaaaaaaaagggatGATATTGATAACTATAATCTCCCTGAGGTCAGGTCCCAAAAACTGAAGGTGATGAGTTTGGTCACAACTCGGAATCTTAAAGCGTTTTCTCACAAGAACATGAATTACCTTGCTGCATAGTGAAGATTTAGATTGCTCCGATCCAATCTCATTCCCAAGCCAGGGACCTTGTTATTGATCTTTAAATAGATAGCTTCATCTGGTTGCACTCGGATTACAAGCTCATTCGTAGCTTGATCAAGATCTGTTCCAAAGTTCCGGTTATATAAGTTACCGGGTACATGCCTGAACTGTACACGTATCTCAGCCCTGCGGAAGAACAATAACCAAAGTGTTAACAATCTAAACCACCGAGTCAATGACAATGACAGTAAAATATACAATCTACACGCACATCTTATTATGTAATGCTTTTCCCGCTTTCATAAGAAAAGGCACCCCGTCCCATCTTGCGTTGTCGATAAAGAGGGCCGCGGCTGCAAATGTTGGAGTTAAGCTGTCTTTTGGCACAGTCTTGTCATCAGTGTAGCCTGGGTAAGAAACTCCTCCCTTGGTGTGACTCTTATACTGACCTATGAACACATCTTCAAGCCGTAGAGGCCTCATGGATCGCAAAACTTTGACCTAAAATTAGCAAACAATAATAATTCTTAGAAAATCCAAAAAATGACACGCTGAATGAGTGGCATTTAAGAAAATTAACAAAACCTTTTCATTTCTTATGTCTTCTGCATCTAGACTGACTGGGGTTTCCATGGCGAAGAGTGCGAGAATTTGAAGCAGATGGTTCTGCATTATATCTCTGATTATCccataattatcaaaatacctGGTCAAAACAATAGTTGGAATTAGCCACAATATATCAAAATAGATCGAAACTATATTAACGGTTTGAGAAAACAAAGTACCCTCCACGTCCTTCGGTGCCGAAGTCTTCAGAGAAAATTAACTGTACATTCCTTATATACTGCCTTGACCACAAGGGTTCAAAAATGAGATTGGAGAAGCGGAGAACCGAAAGATTTTCTACCAGCTCTTTACCCAGATAATGGTCAATCCTGAAAATTGGATATCTTTCTAATAAGATCACGGTTCATATTCTCAGAAGAAAAAAACCAACTGAAATTCAAGAAATTCCACCTAAATATTTGATCTTCTTCTAGGTATAGCTTGAGTGACTTTGTCAGAGCAGCAGAAGAATCTGAACATTGGCCAAAAGGCTTCTCAACAATGACCCTGGTCCAGCCTTTACCAGATGAAGCTGACGAGCTAGCACATTTTACTGCATCAACGAAAATATTCGGAGGAATTGACAGATAAAAAAGGCGATTGGAAACTCTCCCGCCCTGCACACGCAAAAGTCTGTTATTCCCACATCACATCACAAGTTGATTGAGAATCAAAAACTAAACAATGATGCAACATGCTAAAATATCACAACCGACGAGGTAGATGTACTTAATTCACTGCAGTAGTAAAAAGGTCCAACCGCAAGCAGTCATTAACAATGATGATGAAGTTTACGCGAATTTCCAAAATTACACATGCTCCGTCTTTGCAACGTAAATAGggaaaaaggtaaaatacaATGTACTTTTTTATGGGAAAATACAATGTACTTCATCATCAAAGTTAAGACGTCAAACCAAATTCACTTCCGGGAAGAAATCACAATTACAAGCAATACACTATCTCAAATGTGACACGTCACAGCTCCactatataaaatgttttacaATGTCTAAAAGCTTGGTCTGCACCCCATAGTTACCTCATGTATTTTCAGATGCTTGTCTAGTTCTGCAAAATGTTCCGGAGAATCATACTGACCAGAATGGTAAAAACATCTTTTAAGAAACTCGTCCATCTTTTCTTCACAGTTCTCCCTAAATATCCAGAAGCAGCAGCATATCATGTTTATGAACAACTTTACATTCCAAAGCAAATAATATACTTGTGAACATACACTACATGTAAGCTCTGAAGCAATGCAGAAACAAACTCACCTCTTATCAATTCTGCAAGTCAGCGTCCTGCTAACCATGTTTCTAAGTTCAGCATCAGTCATCTTACTCCGAGCATAACCAAACACAGTGAAGTgctgaaaccaaataattccaCCACTTAGTTAGCACACAGAATTAATGACAACATGAAACATAACATCAGTTTGaaactaggtagcacggacacttcattcaaacAACGTGTCCCGTTTCGGAACGTTTCACAAACTTGACGTTTCAGAtacaaaacttcatttttttcccACAGAAGATCTTAAGATAACACTGTTCCGCCGTGTCCGTTTCCCGTGCCCGTGCTACCTAGGTTTGAAACCGCTTGAATTACACAAATCGCTATCAATCAAACCTTGGGGAGAAATCCCTCATAATAAAGGGCAAAAAGTGCAGGAAAAATCTTTTTCTTAGCAAGGTCCCCAGAAGCTCCAACAACAGTGATGCTGACAGTTGACTCATCTTCATTATTACAATCAAAAccaatttcttcttttatttcatCTGAAGATGTTACTGAAGATAACAAACTATCTTTCAATTTCACAAAAGAATTCTCATTTTTTACAGGGTTCACTGGGCTGGCCACTGCACCTGAATTGAAACCACTAATTCAAATAAGAACCAACAAAAGTATAACTTTCAATCCAAAAGTGCAATCCAACAAATATCTCCACAAAAATCTATCAATATCTAAAAGTCAAAAAAACTAACCAAATCTCAGCCACACAAATACAAAAGGACCACTCTTTAATTCATATTacaattaacatatatatacacaatccaattcaAATTGATTCAAACTAACACCAAAAtcaaaaactaaaccaaacccAATTCataaaactaaaaacaaaatacaGGGTATCAATCCAAACCAAGAAAAACTAACCGTCCTGCATAAGAATCACATCTGGGTATGCattattttgagattttagTGAATCCTTAGCTGCTGCTGTTAAAAACTTCTTAGAAATCAGAGTTAATCGTTGAGATTGTTGCCCATTAATGGAAGACGAAGAGGAAGAGAATaaagaatttgaatttgaataagAACGGGAATGAATTGAAGAAAGGGTGGCCATCTTTTTTCTAGTTTTAAGtttttttcaagtttttttgaAGGTGTTTATGAAGATTAAATATTGATATGGGTTATGTAAGAAGAGAGAGCTTAGGAAATATCGAGAAAAAAAGATGGGTTTAAGGCCCTTGAGATCTCCGAAAGGCTGCGAAGTGTGTTGTTTGGTCTTTGGGCAAGTTGTctgttagagagagaaagctaGAGAGAGAAGTACAGTACTTGTGTTTTATGAGTTCTGAGAAGacaaattgaaacaaattaacCTAATCATTCTTTTTTAATTAGGTTAGTGGTGCCATTTTGGATGCTTGTTTTTTCCAGAAAAACaattaatcaaactaaaaagattaatcaaattaattgataCTAACTAAACCAAATATGTCACTAATGACCTTTCGAAAATAAAGTCATTGATGGCTTTTCCTCAAaggtaaataatttatttgtatcaAACTTTTACCAAAACTCAATTTAATCTATTTGTGTCAAATTTTTACCAAAACTCTTCCTCCCGGTTTCAGTTATGACCGTAGAGAGGCggtgattttcaattttaaatcatacgtatatatttatttattttgttgtatttttcaaaatagtGATTTGTTTTTATCATGTACTTATAGTGCCGGTTGTAATATGTGTGCGTTTTTCGTATTTGATCAATTTATTATTATGAGAAAATATTTATGCATATGTTTGATAATTCAATTGttttactattttattaatttttatgatgatccaaaatttatgtattataaatttttatttcatgtcaggttattataatttttcggaagtttataattataactaatataattttgagctaatataaatttttatattgatataataaaataactaaacaAATAATCATGTTTgacatttaataaaataaaaattatatcattttatttaaaattaatacactaatatttataaatatttaattattctatGTAAAGTCTATTTATATAttgaacaataaaaaaattgaacaaaactaagtattttttatacttttagtttctcaattaattattttgatttaaaataaaaatttataaatatcttccctaattacttttttttttgaattgtgtTATTTGTACAATTGTTTTCCACAGCAAAATGGTGAAGAACATACTTTATTAGAATATTATTTTGAGCAACTTTGAACAGCCGAAACCGACAACTATGTGAGCAATTAATTCAgtatttagttttaatataatgtttttatatgTGCGTGTATATGTATTGAGGTGTGCAAATTGGACCGTTGATGGACTTCCAAAGccaacaaaaagaagaaaattatgGTTTCTTAAGGTCATCAAAAGACGATGCATAAACACAAAGGTTACTTACTATTTGCTTCTTGAAGTCAATTGCGTTTCCAGCTTTAGCTTCTCATCAATACTCACTATTATTTtcgatattttaaattttttaataactatattttttaatataatttttttataatagaatactttgttttttttaatttaattatgaccaaatgttttttctttataattcgCGGAAGGGGAAACGCTTATAAAAAAATCGATCAAACGACCTAACAAATTGCTGTCCAGCGGACATCGCATATACTATTTGAGTTATATCTCATTGATATGTCTTATGTTAAATTATAGTTTGACtttgtcattttaatatttatgtattaattaaatattttagaatttagATGGTATTGAAGCTTAATTTATTACACCATATTTGAGATTGTCATTACACAATTATcctttttgataaattagtgAGTATTATATAGATCGTCAAGAGCGATTAGAGTATGTTAATATATAAAGAGACaacaaacattaaaattatattgGAGGGACTTTTTTTTAGTAGCCTGCTTCAATGGTCAAGTTATTGTatgacttttaatttttattattttatactcTCTTACgacaaacaaaataaatataaagataaaattaaattttaattataatatattttctcttcattcttatttttaaaaatatgatataattGAATATACGATTAGTTTTACATATTATTCTACATATGAAATATATTAATGTCaagaataaatttgaaaaatgtgtattaataatataaaagtgaTATCTTTTTGTAAGGAGGGGacacttttatatattttttgaagtttttattAATGGACAGGGCTCAGGCCCCGGCCCAATTCCCAAAATGTTCAATTTATGTACATGGGTCATGCCTGTTTACATTGATATTTGGGAAGTTTaggtatttactccaaaaataaaaatatttacattttatacctcaacacggaaaagttataagaaaatacctcatgtttttttcagatttatgtttttactctgggtattaaaatatttatgattttactccgttatcatctggttatcataaacACTTAtgtagtttatttttttcataggttatcatacaattatcataaccttatcatacttcattatcatctaattatatactgcagtgttatgataacgacatgataatgtagtgataacgacatgataatgtagtgatac containing:
- the LOC126655827 gene encoding glucose-6-phosphate 1-dehydrogenase 2, chloroplastic isoform X2 encodes the protein MATLSSIHSRSYSNSNSLFSSSSSSINGQQSQRLTLISKKFLTAAAKDSLKSQNNAYPDVILMQDVASPVNPVKNENSFVKLKDSLLSSVTSSDEIKEEIGFDCNNEDESTVSITVVGASGDLAKKKIFPALFALYYEGFLPKHFTVFGYARSKMTDAELRNMVSRTLTCRIDKRENCEEKMDEFLKRCFYHSGQYDSPEHFAELDKHLKIHEGGRVSNRLFYLSIPPNIFVDAVKCASSSASSGKGWTRVIVEKPFGQCSDSSAALTKSLKLYLEEDQIFRIDHYLGKELVENLSVLRFSNLIFEPLWSRQYIRNVQLIFSEDFGTEGRGGYFDNYGIIRDIMQNHLLQILALFAMETPVSLDAEDIRNEKVKVLRSMRPLRLEDVFIGQYKSHTKGGVSYPGYTDDKTVPKDSLTPTFAAAALFIDNARWDGVPFLMKAGKALHNKMAEIRVQFRHVPGNLYNRNFGTDLDQATNELVIRVQPDEAIYLKINNKVPGLGMRLDRSNLNLHYAARYCKEIPCAYERLLLDAIEGERRLFIRSDELDAAWSLFTPVLRELEEKKIIPEYYPYGSRGPVGAHYLAARYNVRWGDLCVEQ
- the LOC126655827 gene encoding glucose-6-phosphate 1-dehydrogenase 2, chloroplastic isoform X1; this translates as MATLSSIHSRSYSNSNSLFSSSSSSINGQQSQRLTLISKKFLTAAAKDSLKSQNNAYPDVILMQDGAVASPVNPVKNENSFVKLKDSLLSSVTSSDEIKEEIGFDCNNEDESTVSITVVGASGDLAKKKIFPALFALYYEGFLPKHFTVFGYARSKMTDAELRNMVSRTLTCRIDKRENCEEKMDEFLKRCFYHSGQYDSPEHFAELDKHLKIHEGGRVSNRLFYLSIPPNIFVDAVKCASSSASSGKGWTRVIVEKPFGQCSDSSAALTKSLKLYLEEDQIFRIDHYLGKELVENLSVLRFSNLIFEPLWSRQYIRNVQLIFSEDFGTEGRGGYFDNYGIIRDIMQNHLLQILALFAMETPVSLDAEDIRNEKVKVLRSMRPLRLEDVFIGQYKSHTKGGVSYPGYTDDKTVPKDSLTPTFAAAALFIDNARWDGVPFLMKAGKALHNKMAEIRVQFRHVPGNLYNRNFGTDLDQATNELVIRVQPDEAIYLKINNKVPGLGMRLDRSNLNLHYAARYCKEIPCAYERLLLDAIEGERRLFIRSDELDAAWSLFTPVLRELEEKKIIPEYYPYGSRGPVGAHYLAARYNVRWGDLCVEQ